In the Paenibacillus sp. genome, AGTCGGCGGTCAAGCGCGTCATCGTCAAAGGCGGCGCGGCGCCGGGCGTGCGGGGGCTCGACGTTCGCGGCGCCTGGGCCGAAACGATGCAGCTGATGAAGACGGTGTACCCGTATTTGCTGCTCGGCGCGGCGATCGGGGCGGTCATTCACGGCGCCGTCCCGAGCGAGTGGGTCGCGGCGCATTTGTCCGGCGAGCAGTGGTGGCTCGTGCCGCTCGCGGCGGCCGTCGGCATCCCGCTGTACATCCGGCTGTCGTCGATGATCCCGATCTCCCACATGCTGGTAGCCAAAGGAATGGCGCTGGCGCCGGTCATGGCGCTCATGATCAGCTCCGCGGGAGCGAGCTTGCCGGAGCTGGCGATGCTGAACGCCATTTTCCACCGCCGGCTCGTCGTCGCCTTCGTGGCGTCGGTCATGTCGATGGCGACGCTGTCGGGACTGCTGTTTTACTGGATATGACCCCGCGGCCGGCCGGCGTGCGGTTCATATATATCAATCTAAACACAAGGAGGAGTTTGTATGTTCGGGAAAAAGAAGGAGAAGGAAAATTGCTGCGGGATCGTGATCGAAGAGGTGAAGGAAGGCGGGGAGGCGTCCGCGGCGGAAGCATGCTGCGACGAGGCTGCGAACAAAGCGGGCGTCGAGGCGTGCTGCGACGAGGCCGCGAACAAAGTGGGCGTTGAGGCGTGCTGCGACGAAGCTGCAAACAAAAACAAAGCTGACGCGGAAGCATGCTGCGAAGAGGAACGCCGCGCGGCGGCGGGTTGCTGCTAATCGGAACGCGCGGGCAAGGCCTGTCGGGAATTTTATTCCCGGCAGGCCTTTTCCTGCGGAAACTCTCACTGTTTCGAGCCGCCGCGGCGGCCGCCCCTCGTGAATCTATAGTTTTCAAAGGAACCTCTAAGGTGGGCCGGGTGATGCGGGGCCGTTCCTGGATTATAATGGTACAAAGGGGTCTGTAAGCGTTTGCCAAACGCTAGTAGGCAAGACCTAGAAACTCAAATATAATGGAAACCATCCAAAGATTGCATGGCGGAGACGAATTCCCAAAAATCGAATGGTTGGGGGGATGGACGGTGTGCAAGGTGCTGTTGGTCGACGACGAGGTGTTCGCGAGACAGGGCTTGAGGCAGTTTATCGACTGGCGGGCGTACGGTTTCGACACGGTCCTCGAAGCGGATAACGGGGAGGAGGCGCTCGAGCGGATCGAGAAGGATCGGCCGGAGCTCGTCGTGACCGACATCCGCATGCCGGTGCTGGACGGCTTGGATTTGATCCGCGAGGTGAAGGAGCGCGATCTGCAGGAACCCCTGTTCATAATTGTTAGCGGTTACAACGACTTTACATACGCGCAGCAGGCGGTGCGGTTCGGCGTGCAGGACTTTATTTTGAAGCCGATCGACAAGGAAGAGCTGACGGGCACGCTGGACCGGCTCGTCGATCAGCTGCGGCTGACCGCCGCCCGCGACATCAGATCGAACGAGACGAAGTTCGAAGAGCTGCTGGCCGGCCGAGCGGATGCGCCGCTGCTGCTCGAGCTGGCGGTGGCGATGGGCATCGTCGAAGGCCAGGAGCTGCGCTACTGCATCGTGGAGGTGAACGATGCGCCGTACGATGCCGAAGAAGCGGAGTCGTTCCGGCGCCATCTGGAGACGAAAGAGACGCTGGCGCGGCGCATCGCCGAATATGCGGGCTATCCCGCCGTGCTGCTGCACGAGCAGCAGCGCGGCGTTTTCGGCTTCGTGGCCGCGGGGCCCCGGCTCGGGGACAAGGCCGAGTGCGACCGTTTCCTCCGGGGGCTGCAGAGGCGTTTGTCCGCCGCGACGGACGGGGCGGTGACGGTGTACGCCGGCGCGGCGGCGAATCGACTGGACCAAGTGAAGGAGTCGTTCCGCACGGCGAACGAAGCCCGGCTGCGCAAGTTCGCGCTGCCCGACGGGCGGACGGCGACGTTCGATGACGCGGCCGCCGTGCCGATCCGATACGTTGAGCTCGAGGAAACGCTGATCCATCGGCTGCTGGAGGCGGTGGAGGAATTCGACGCCGCCCGCATGGAAGAGGCGTCTTCGCGCATCTTCGAAGCGTTCCGCGAGCAGCGGTTCGCGCCCGACGCGGTCGGCACGTCGCTCGCCCGCTGCGCGATGGGCCTCGTCCGGACGGTGCAGCAGATGGGCGGCGACGAACAAGCGCTGGCGTCGCTGCCGAAGCTGCTGCAGGCATTGAAGCGGCCGATGACGCTGGCGCGGCTGCGCGAGCTGTTCCGCGAATTCGTCGCGGAGAGCGCGGGCTGCATCGCGGAGCGGCGCAAGACGTTCGGCAAAGGCGGCATCCATAAAATCAAGCAATATATCGAAGCGCACTATCGCGAAAATATCAGCTTAAAGTCGATCGCGGCGAAATTTTACATGAATCCGGTCTACCTCGGGCAGCTGTTCAAGAAGGCGTACGGGATGTATTTCAACGAATTTTTGCTGCAGTACCGGGTGCAGGAGGCGAAGAAGCTGCTGCGCCAAACGGAACTGCGGGTGTACGAGATCGCGGACCGAGTCGGCTTCACGAACGCGGATTATTTCGTCGCGCAGTTCGAGAAAGTCGAGGGCAAAACGCCGACCGAATATCGGGCCTCGATCATCGGCAAATAACGACGCGGAGCGGGGACCCATGCCGAAAATGAGCCTCAACAACGTCAAGCTGCGGGATAAGATGCTGATTTTGTATTTCCTCTGCGTGCTGATCCCGATCGTGCTGACGAACTTGATTTTCTACCATGTGACGACGAGCAACGTGAAGAAGCAGAAAATGAACGACATCTCGATTTCGCTCGAGAAGGCGAAGACCGAATTTCGCGATCAAATCGACGTGGCGGTCGGCATCGCTTCGGTGCTCAACACGGACTACTTCCTCAACGAGGCGCTCGAGACGCAGTACGCGAACGCCAGCCAATATGTCGACAAATATCACTCGGACATTTTTTTTCTGCTGAACAAATACGCCCCCGTCCACAAAGCGATCAAAGGAATTACCATTTACACGGACAACGACACCGTGCTGCCGGGCGGATACGTGCTGCCGCTGACGCCCGCGGTGATGCAGTCCGCGTGGTATCAGAAGCTGGCCGCCATGCCGAATTCGTATACGCCGCTTATCGTGCGGAGCGACGAATTCGGCGTTTTCGGCTACGAGAACATTTACAGCGTCGTAAGGGAGTTGAACTATTACGCGGGTCAGAGCGTCATCCGCAAAATCGTCAAGATCGACCTGCATTCGGAAGCGATTCGGCAAATTTTCGCCTCCGCCTCGTTCGAGGGAGACGTCTATTTGCTCGACGACCGCGGGGTCATTCAATATACGAGCGACGAAACGGTGGAGTGGCGGTTCCGGGAGGCGGCGTTCCGCGCGGAGATGCTGCCGAGCGACGCGATGCTGTTCGAAGAAACGTACAGCAACGAATATTTGAAATCGCTCCGCCTCGTCCTCGCGGTGTCGGAGCAGGAGGTGCTCGAAGCCGTGCGCAACTCGCGCGACTTCGTCATCTATCTCGCGATTCCGAACATCGTCGTGCCGACGCTGATCATTCTGCTCATTACGAGGTCGTTCAACACCCGGATGGTCCGCGTGCTGCGGCATATGAAGAAGGTGAAGAACGGTTCGTTCGAAACGGTGCCGAGCGCAGGGGATCGCGACGAGATCGGGCAGCTGACGATGGAGTTCAACCGGATGACGATGCAGATCAAACGGCTGATCGACGAGGTGTACGTCGCCGACATCCAGCGCAAAGATTTGGAGCTGAAGCGGCGGCAGTCGCAGCTGCATGCTTTGCAAAGCCAAATCAATCCGCACTTTCTGTTCAATTCGCTGTCGACGATTCGGATGAGAAGCCTGATGAAAGGCGAAGAGGAGACGGCGCGCATTATCCACAACATGGCCAAAATGTTCCGCAAATCGCTCGAATGGGGCAAGGACTGGGTCACCATCAAAGAGGAGATGGATCTGGTGCTCTGCTTTCTGGAAATCCAAAAGTACCGATTCGGGGACAAGCTGAATTACAACCTCTATGTCGACGAAGCCGCGGCGGACCGGATGATTCCGAAAATGATGCTCCAGCCGCTCGTCGAGAACGCCAGCATTCACGGGATCGAACCGCTGAAGAGCGGAGGCTGCATCGACGTGCGCGCGGAAGCGCGGGACGGATTTCTGTATTTTACGGTGCGGGACAACGGCGTCGGCATCGCGCCGGACGCGCTGAAGCGCGTGCAGGAGTCGTGGAAGGACGGCGATCGGGAGAATCGGATGGGCGAGAACATCGGCATGAAGAACGTTTATTACCGCTTGATGATGTATTTCGAAGGCGAAGCCGAGTTCGACATCGCCAGCGCGCCGGGCGAAGGAACGACGATCCGCATCCGGGTGCCGGACGTGAAGGACGCCGGCGCTCCGAGCAGCGAGAGCGCCTGACGCGTTCGCGCCGGCCGATAAGGACGCCGGGGCAATCGCTAATGTTTTGAAAGGAAAACCTAAAGTTTGCCGGGTAATCAAGCCGCCGACCCCATTTTATAACGAAAGTGCTTACAACAATATGTTTCCGAAAGGGGTTATCGCATCATGAACTCCAGAAAGTGGTGGATCGGGGCGGCTTCCGCCGCGATGCTGTCCGCGGTGATCGGCTGTTCGGGCGGGGGCGGCGCCGCGAACGAACAACCTGCGAACAACGACAACGCCGGCACGACCGGCACCGAGACGGCGGCCGAGCAGCCGGCGGCGAAGGAGAAAGTGACGTTCACCTACTTCAACGCGGCCGCGGCGGCCAGGGACATTAACACGAACGAAACGACGATCGGGAAAATGCTCGAGGACCAAACCGGCGTCAACTTTAAAATCGAGCATTT is a window encoding:
- a CDS encoding response regulator transcription factor, with product MCKVLLVDDEVFARQGLRQFIDWRAYGFDTVLEADNGEEALERIEKDRPELVVTDIRMPVLDGLDLIREVKERDLQEPLFIIVSGYNDFTYAQQAVRFGVQDFILKPIDKEELTGTLDRLVDQLRLTAARDIRSNETKFEELLAGRADAPLLLELAVAMGIVEGQELRYCIVEVNDAPYDAEEAESFRRHLETKETLARRIAEYAGYPAVLLHEQQRGVFGFVAAGPRLGDKAECDRFLRGLQRRLSAATDGAVTVYAGAAANRLDQVKESFRTANEARLRKFALPDGRTATFDDAAAVPIRYVELEETLIHRLLEAVEEFDAARMEEASSRIFEAFREQRFAPDAVGTSLARCAMGLVRTVQQMGGDEQALASLPKLLQALKRPMTLARLRELFREFVAESAGCIAERRKTFGKGGIHKIKQYIEAHYRENISLKSIAAKFYMNPVYLGQLFKKAYGMYFNEFLLQYRVQEAKKLLRQTELRVYEIADRVGFTNADYFVAQFEKVEGKTPTEYRASIIGK
- a CDS encoding permease codes for the protein MEVWQQIGLSFLEIALELTALFLAISFVMNLLQGVLPYERMERAIGRSHPAVGALTALALAFVTPFCSCSTIPMVVGMLNKKFRFGIVMTFLFASPVLDPTILTVMTAMLGWKAAALYTAATAVLSAAIGFALEALGFESAVKRVIVKGGAAPGVRGLDVRGAWAETMQLMKTVYPYLLLGAAIGAVIHGAVPSEWVAAHLSGEQWWLVPLAAAVGIPLYIRLSSMIPISHMLVAKGMALAPVMALMISSAGASLPELAMLNAIFHRRLVVAFVASVMSMATLSGLLFYWI
- a CDS encoding sensor histidine kinase, coding for MPKMSLNNVKLRDKMLILYFLCVLIPIVLTNLIFYHVTTSNVKKQKMNDISISLEKAKTEFRDQIDVAVGIASVLNTDYFLNEALETQYANASQYVDKYHSDIFFLLNKYAPVHKAIKGITIYTDNDTVLPGGYVLPLTPAVMQSAWYQKLAAMPNSYTPLIVRSDEFGVFGYENIYSVVRELNYYAGQSVIRKIVKIDLHSEAIRQIFASASFEGDVYLLDDRGVIQYTSDETVEWRFREAAFRAEMLPSDAMLFEETYSNEYLKSLRLVLAVSEQEVLEAVRNSRDFVIYLAIPNIVVPTLIILLITRSFNTRMVRVLRHMKKVKNGSFETVPSAGDRDEIGQLTMEFNRMTMQIKRLIDEVYVADIQRKDLELKRRQSQLHALQSQINPHFLFNSLSTIRMRSLMKGEEETARIIHNMAKMFRKSLEWGKDWVTIKEEMDLVLCFLEIQKYRFGDKLNYNLYVDEAAADRMIPKMMLQPLVENASIHGIEPLKSGGCIDVRAEARDGFLYFTVRDNGVGIAPDALKRVQESWKDGDRENRMGENIGMKNVYYRLMMYFEGEAEFDIASAPGEGTTIRIRVPDVKDAGAPSSESA